The Methanomicrobia archaeon genome window below encodes:
- a CDS encoding cyclase family protein, with the protein MKIHDLSLTIYPGMRCWPDDTGVELTQEEALRSGDAYNCSRLICSSHIGTHIDAPCHFTAHGKGIDEVSLYDLIGEALVVGVATADLITAAELRDVDLRTYKRILFKTRNSALLADRTFHEDYVALDFSAAELLVENGVKVVGIDYLSIEAFTSDGYPVHKLLTENGVLIIETLDLRAIEPGAYAMVALPLKLKGCDGAPARVVLIEW; encoded by the coding sequence TTGAAGATTCACGACCTGTCACTCACGATCTATCCGGGCATGCGATGCTGGCCAGACGATACTGGCGTTGAGCTGACGCAAGAGGAAGCGCTGAGAAGTGGGGATGCGTATAACTGCTCACGGCTGATCTGCAGCTCGCATATTGGCACGCATATCGACGCACCCTGCCACTTTACGGCGCATGGAAAAGGCATAGACGAAGTGAGCCTCTACGATCTGATCGGCGAGGCGCTGGTCGTCGGGGTGGCGACCGCGGATCTGATAACGGCTGCTGAGCTGCGAGACGTGGACCTGCGAACCTATAAGCGGATTTTGTTCAAGACCCGGAATTCAGCGCTGCTTGCGGACAGGACGTTCCACGAGGATTACGTCGCACTTGATTTTTCGGCTGCAGAGCTCCTGGTGGAAAACGGGGTGAAGGTGGTAGGCATCGATTATCTCTCCATCGAGGCATTTACGAGTGACGGATATCCCGTGCACAAACTCCTGACAGAAAACGGCGTGCTCATCATCGAGACCCTGGATTTGCGTGCCATCGAGCCGGGCGCGTACGCTATGGTGGCGTTACCGCTGAAGCTTAAAGGCTGCGATGGCGCGCCGGCACGGGTGGTGCTGATCGAATGGTAA